A region from the Bradyrhizobium erythrophlei genome encodes:
- the ilvC gene encoding ketol-acid reductoisomerase, producing the protein MRVYYDRDADLNLIKGKKVVIVGYGSQGHAHALNLKDSGVKDVAIALRKGSGSAKKAEAAGFKVMEVAEAAKWADLVMMLTPDELQGDIYREHLRDNMKKGAALVFAHGLNVHFNLLDPRADLDVLMIAPKGPGHTVRSEYQRGGGVPCLIAIAKDVSGNAHDLGLSYASAIGGGRAGIIETSFKEECETDLFGEQVVLCGGLVELIKGGFETLVEAGYAPEMAYFECLHEVKLIVDLIYEGGIANMNYSISNTAEYGEYVSGPRIVNAETKKEMKRVLDDIQSGRFARDWMLENKVNQTSFKATRAKLAQHPIEEVGAKLRDMMPWIKKGALVDKTKN; encoded by the coding sequence ATGCGTGTTTATTACGATCGCGACGCCGACCTGAACCTGATCAAGGGCAAGAAGGTGGTCATCGTCGGCTATGGCAGCCAGGGCCACGCCCACGCGCTGAACCTGAAGGATTCCGGCGTCAAGGACGTCGCCATCGCGCTGCGCAAGGGATCGGGTTCCGCCAAGAAGGCCGAGGCCGCCGGCTTCAAGGTGATGGAAGTCGCCGAAGCCGCGAAATGGGCCGACCTCGTGATGATGCTGACCCCCGACGAATTGCAGGGCGATATCTACCGCGAGCACCTTCGCGACAACATGAAGAAGGGCGCCGCTTTGGTGTTCGCCCACGGCCTCAACGTGCACTTCAACCTGCTCGACCCCCGCGCCGATCTCGACGTGCTGATGATCGCGCCCAAGGGCCCCGGCCACACGGTGCGCTCGGAATACCAGCGCGGCGGCGGCGTGCCCTGCTTGATCGCGATCGCCAAGGACGTTTCGGGCAATGCCCACGACCTCGGCCTCTCCTACGCCTCGGCGATCGGCGGCGGCCGCGCCGGCATCATCGAGACCTCGTTCAAGGAGGAATGCGAGACCGACCTGTTCGGCGAGCAGGTGGTGTTGTGCGGCGGCCTGGTCGAGTTGATCAAGGGTGGCTTCGAGACGCTGGTGGAAGCCGGCTACGCGCCGGAGATGGCCTATTTCGAATGCCTGCACGAGGTGAAGCTGATCGTCGACCTGATCTATGAAGGCGGCATCGCCAACATGAACTACTCGATCTCCAACACCGCCGAATACGGCGAATACGTTTCCGGCCCGCGCATCGTCAACGCCGAGACCAAAAAGGAAATGAAGCGTGTGCTCGATGACATCCAGTCCGGCCGGTTCGCCCGCGACTGGATGCTGGAGAACAAGGTCAACCAGACCTCGTTCAAGGCGACCCGTGCCAAGCTCGCCCAGCACCCGATCGAGGAGGTCGGCGCCAAACTCCGCGACATGATGCCGTGGATCAAGAAGGGTGCGCTGGTCGACAAGACCAAGAACTAG